In Festucalex cinctus isolate MCC-2025b chromosome 1, RoL_Fcin_1.0, whole genome shotgun sequence, the sequence gcaacactgctcccAACATACTGATGAATTTCAAACCCACCAATGCCCTCAAACAGAAGCTGTTTCACGCCTAGGACAAAATCCTGACAAGTAAACTCAGCAATGCTGTGAATAGAGAGCCTGACGTCATGTGGACTTCTCTGAACATGCCCCCCTGCGGCAGGAAAGTAATGGCGCAGCGTTCATGGGCTACAATGTCGTGGAGGGATAATACTAGCGTTTATCCATCAACTTTCCACCCAAAAGCAGAGTTACTTTAGGCATGATATCCATGCGCAAGGTTGACATGTTGGATTGCCAATCAAGTGTCAGGAGTGCTATATTTTTCCAACTCGGCGACACCACTACGTGGAATTACAACCTCTCTTGCCGGTGAGTGCTTATTCTCAAATGTGATCATACAAAGGCTTGACAAGTTTGTATAAGTGTTGCAGTGTTCTTTATGTAAGTTAGCAACTTAGCTGCTGCTTAATTAAATCGGCCATGTCCGCCGACATTTATACCGTAACAAGTCTTCTTTGTGGTGTTGGTCTGTTGTTAATTTCAACTGTGTAATATCTATTAAACTGTAGCAGCACAAATGAACGGAACAGATTATTTCGAGATTATTAGTTAGCATGTGCTGCTTCAGCCATCATGTACAAAGAGCTCCTTTGGCTACACATTGgtccccggggtctcccgccggtgggacatggcctggaacacctccccagggaggcgtccaggaggcatccgaaccagatgcccgagccacctcagctggctcctctcaacgcggaggagcagcggctcgactcttgagtccctcccggatgaccgagcttctcaccctatctctaagggagagcccggacactctacggaggaaactcatttcggccgcttgtatccgggatcttgttctttcggtcacgacccacagctcgtaaccataggtgagggttgaaACATagatcgactggtaaatcgagagctttatcttttggctcagctccttcttcaccacgacagaccgatacagagtccgcatcactgcagactctTCGATCTCCCGCTCCTTCCTGCCCCCACTTGTGAACAAgacaccaagatacttgaactcctccacttgggacaggatctcatccccgacccgaagatggcactccacccttttccgactgaggaccatggtctctgatttggaggtgctgatccctcatcccaaccgcttcacattcggctgcgaaccgctccagtgagagttggcgatcacggcttgatgaagccaacagcaccacatcatctgcaaaaagcagagatgcaatgctgaggccaccaaaccggaccccctcaatgcctcggctgcgcctagaaattctgtccataaatgttatgaacagaatcggtgacaaagggcaaccttggcggagtccaaccctcactggaaacgaatctgacttactgccggcaatgcggatcagactctggcaacggtcgtacagggaccgaacagccggTAACAGGGGGCctggtaccccgtactcccgaagcaccccctaCAGGACTCcctgagggacacggtcgaacgccttctccaaatccacaaaacacatgtggactggttgagcgaactcccacgcaccctcgaggatcctgctgagggtgtcggccaggacgaaaaccacactgctcctcctgaatcagAGATTCGACTTtctgacggaccctcctctccagcacccttgaatagaccttaccagggagacTGAGGAGtatgatccctctatagttggaacacaccctccggtcgcCCTTCTTAAAAAgcgggaccaccaccccggtctgccaatccagaggcactgtccccgatgtccacgcgatgttatagaggcgtgtcaaccatgacagccccacaacaacCAGAGTCTTTCTCatccaccgaggagctttccaaccatcttagtgactttgaccccagagataggtgaGCCCACCTCAGTCTCCTCTGCTTcttcaaaggaagacgtgtcggtggaatttaGGAGGTCTTCGAGttattccccccaccgattcacgacgtcccgagttgaggtcagcagcaccccatcgccactatacacagtgttattggtgcactgctttccacttccgagacgccggatggtggaccagaatttcctcgaagccgtccggaagtcgttttccatggcctcaacaaactcctcccatgtccgagtttttgcctcagcagcCGCCGAAGCTGCGTTCCACTTGGCCAgctggtacctgtcagctgcctccggagtcccacaggccaaaaaggcccgataggacttcTTCTTCaacttgacggcatcccttaccgctggtgtccaacagcgggttcgaggattgccacCGCGACAgggaccaccttacggccacagcatCGATCGTCTACATGTCCTGgttattattttgacattttagtgcaTATTTGTTGAAAGCTTGAATTTAGGGCAAAATTGGTGCCATCTTAAGGTTAAGCATTGAGATAAACACAATTTGGCTGTTTGTCCTCTCATTACACGAGAAGTTACAGACTACGTCACTTGTGGATCGTGACGTAGTTGCCACCAGCTCAGTCTTGGACACGCCTCCTTAAACACCTTTTTAGCGAGTTGCTGatgtcaatcacagccacacCCCATTCACAACCATTTCCCCCAGGCAACACCCCCTTTGAGCGCAGAAAGTGGGGGGTGGAGCAAGACTGATTTCTTGTTGAGTTAACCTTTAAAATATTTAGATTAATCaatgaattttgacagctctagaacCTACCATTACAGAACTTCTCGACTTAGATGCAGATGTGCTAAACATCACGACAAGGTAAAACGTGCTAACCCACAACGGAAAATGTCCCTCACCTCCGCCTCCTCCACGTCCAGTGTCAACCAGCTGCAGCAGTTTGGGATTGATGGCCTGTCTAGCTTCCTCCAGAACCCGAACCAGATCCCGTGCCTGGCGGAGGTTACCCGGAGTGAAGAAAGTGTACGCGGTGCCTTTGTTGTTGCTGCGGGCCGTGCGTCCGATCCGATGGATGTAGTCTTCCGAGGAATTGGGGTAGTCATAATTGATGACAAACTTGACGTCCTCGACATCTTTTGGACATTCAGGGCAGTAGTAAAGGGTTGAATGGGGTCAGTGTGATGGGAGAAGTTGGGggaaggggaaaagaaaaataataatcagaacaAAATAATTATTGCATTGAACATTGCTTGTTTCTTGCTTTTAAGTCACACTATCCACTTACCTgtcatttatgtacagcacaCACAATTATTATGTAACAACACTTACCATAAGTCACATCTTTGACAAATTTATATCAAAACAAACGCAGCAATTGGATTTATTACACACAAGCCATATAATTTGGACCACTTTGTAGATACCCACCTTCTGGACAAACTCCGACGTTGTCATTTAAGAGCACATGCATTTACATTGAACAATCTCGCGCTGTTAAAAAGAGAAAACCCTCCACAAACGTTTGAGTGAAATTGATTTTCTAATGTTAGCGCAATCCAGCTCAGAATGGAAGTGGCATAATCGTCTTGGCGGAGGCAAACTTGATTTAAGGGGCGTTCGCTGTATAAACTGATTGAGTTCTGACAAAAATCAGAGTTGTAGGGTGAACTGATTTGAGTTCTCTTTCTAATTACAGATGACAAAGGGCAAGATGAAGCCTGGAGGAGGCGAAAAGGGGAAGAGGGCTGGCGGTACTTACCCTAAGGTTGAATCAGAGATTTAGAGATAGCAAATTTATCACTCGTAGATATATTATACCACCCACATTCTTACCACTTATGGGAGGTCAACAAGCAAAGGAGAACATGAATGTCCAACCTTCCACTGCTCACCACAAACCTTCCTCCAACAACTGAGAGAACGTGGACACCGAGCCTTCTTGACCATAAGGGTCATTTTTGTATTCTTGTAGTCTATGGGTgcaccaataaaaaaataaaaataaaatttaaaaaaagcaaacgcAACTTCCAGCTACATTCCAGGGCTCTTGAAATGGagccaaagcaaaaataaatgccattattagtgtttttttttttttaacaacataatTGAAGCTGTTCAAAATGTTACTTTTGCACTTGTCACTACTGAAACTGCACTTCCATActgtttcattttaaatgccattaaatcgcttcctgttcatagaaaattagtgatagaccgatatgggtgtttttttttttcccaaggccAATAACGATATGATTATTAGTTGTCAAGTAGACCGAtcaccgatatttcaagccgatgtTCATTTCcagaaaagagaaaatattagcattaaaattattattattttttttcattttaaatgtataaaaaatggacaggtttgtttaaaaattagaaCAAAAATTGCAGAGAGTTTCCATGGTCATCagcacatgctaagctaaattataaactaagcaagtaaatcatTCCCTAATGTTTTCTACTGTTAAAAAGGTtttacaaaatttcaacataatttctttctatttctttttttttaaccattttttttaattttatttttaaaaatagaaagtgtactgagttcccagtgtcagcatcattttttcttttttttttttataaaatggaaatttaaataaatccttatatgaaagttccctgtatctcactgcGCGAcaaaatttggggtttttggcTAATTTCGGTTTTCGTTTGTAAAAGCTTTCAAATGATCTTCGCGGACAGTGAACATTTCtctgaatatgttcaaaatatctttgcgacaagtaaaaacttcttacaaatcctgatgaaaactctAAATTGGCTACGTTCACAAGCATCcgttcagtgagataccagctttatcagCCTTCAGAATCGTAAAAAGGCTGAtactgatatttgtcaaaatgtcaaatatcggcaccaATAACTGGCTATCCCTACACAAAATAAAGGCAATCTGATTTGCATTTTGTTTCTTGAATTGTGAGCTTAGAAGAACAACAAAAAGATCCGACCGTTTATGGTGTTTCACGGCTGTAACCTGAGGGTAACTCGAACTACATTTTTTGCCACCCCTGCACTAAGGAAAAGCCCTTTAGGAAGCTCTGAGAATATCAGTCATCGTGCATGCTCATGCGGTTTGTTGACGAGTGTGACGAGTGTGGATACGAAGAAGAATGGTTATAGATGTcgattggacaaaaatgacagGGGCGGCGCTAAAAACCGTGTCGGAAAATGAACGAACGCAAACAACAAAGACAACGGGTAGAAGAAGCAAAGCGGACGCAGACAAGAATTTGAATCGGTGCGTGGAAGGAGAATtagggggggagaggaggacaATTACAGAGAGGTGATTCCTCCAGGCCAGGACTCCTGCCAGCCAGGACCAGACATGACGTCCGCAGAGGGAGAGGCCGGCCGCCACAGCCAGTGGTGAAGTGTGTGGTGGCGGGGGGGCCTGGGGGGATGTCAGGGGCTGAATCGTTGGGGGGCGCGCAGCCTGCAGCGCGGCCGTCCATGGGCGACTCTGGCGCCGATCCACCCTCGGCTCCCGGTGGACGAGTCGCTCTTCTCGTGACGCACCACAGTGTCTCTTAGTGTCAGTGGCACCAATTGAGAGCCGACTGTTGTGTTACAGACATGCTCGCGTGACGCTCCTCCAATCAGTGTGGTGCGCCACTTTGGACGATGGCGCGGCTGAGGGGAGCCCGCCCTGACAGCCCAGCAGCCCCCCATGCTCGCCCCTCCTTCCGTGCCCCCTCCCCAGTCAGCCAGGCGCTCGGTGTCCTGGCAAGGGGGGGAGAGAGCATCGTGTGCTTTGTGGGCTCGGAGATGGCTGTGCTGTGCGGGACCGATTAATCGGGCCGTCTCTCTCCCAAAAGTCGGCTTTCGATTAGTCATGCCTAGGTCCGGCTGCAGGCTCCCGAGGGCCTGTGTGTGTACTTCTAGTTGGCAGAAGAGAGActtggaaacaaacaaagaaaagaaaatgaaaagaaacaaaatgaacATAGAATTAGGTTAAAGGTTACGACTAGCCTCACCTCTTACACATATACCTTACATTTCATCTTCAATTCACTATAAACATGATTTGCTTCACAGATAAGATGCACACTGATCTGAGAAGCAAAGCATCATTTGCTTGAGCTCTATGTGCAAATTAGTGCCTTACTCTTACCTAAACAAATCAAATGTTTGCGTATAGTGCAAGTGACATTTTAGCACGCAGGACATACCCAAACCACGGGACGCCACATCAGTCGCGATGAGGATTGGAGCTTTGCCACTGCGGAACTctaaaacacaaagaaaagacGATTTAGGGTCAAGAATTCTCTTGGTGGTGTTTACAAAGCATACTGTACACTCTTTTGGTTTCATCTGACTTTCACATGACTTTAAATTCACACTATAATATCACGCTGCAATAGACTGGACTTAATAGTTTGGCTGTGCTGAACACAGATCAGGTTTTATTTGGAATATGTGTGTGAACGCATTCATTGCAACGTGAAATTACCCCATATTGGGCATAATAAAGGTTGTCTTatcaaaatcaactttttggttcTTTCAGCCATGTTAAAGGGATTACACACCATGTTATTTTAAAGGAACATAAGACTTTTCAGAAAcaaaccagctattctgtgaaatagttcatttcaactcttccctgataaaaatgtaaatttatgttcagcgattatgattttatagcactttttattaatatttttacattaagtactgtatcggccATTATAGACAGTCAGGTGATCACCgagacgtatcccgtgcgtaaagtacacactgaatgacatggctgccagtaACAACAAAGAGACTCACAAGGAACGGTCGCGTCCCatgcggacatcaaaggtggaattacaccttgcagcaaagaagcacttcttcaaaagcagtacagacaTGGAGGACACGGCAAGGATTTGTTTCCAACTGAAAGCCAgataaaactggcagatccagctGCCGGCGAGAcgaagtggacggtaaacatccgggtgactttcacTATGCTAgtctaaagcctggttcacacggcaagattttaaaattgtcagccgatttccaatctttgacagacaccacacgtgaagagaaaaaaaatcaagggagttccagttttgaatgtaccgtgcgtggtgtgcggccacactgcacaatcaacacaccccacacgagcagagttcattcaagaatgtgacgggaagtctcgcaaaacctctcgagattaaacgtggcttctgagtcgtcaacatgagtcgatcctggttttcagccgaaaaagcggcataaaaagaaaaggtgttgtttaaaggagtgtaaattaacactggcgagacatcgcttgccctcggctcggtgctggcggcgcgggtgtcacccggagaccacgtttatttgtggagaatgtgtgtgcgtgtatttaaaaaaaaaaaaaaaaaaaaaaaacgtgtaatagcgcgagcacggactttctgctgcgtcatgaccGTTTTGGGGAAGTAAAATGcctggttcagtaaaacccgcctctccccgtgtgattgaCGCGCCCCCGACGAGCAGACTGCAGCCTGCTGTTAAGAGTCTACGTTTGAGCACTCGCCTGAGtacgccattttgtcacttgctgtcgactgaaaatgacatcacagggctcaggtaacgaccaaaaaaaaaaaagttatttattttttatatggaTTCCCTTTATTGATGATTTTCACTCATTGTTTGGTCAGGAACAACCCCTCCACCATAAAAGGTAGTTGACTTCACTGTAACGTGACTGTTAGTGTGTTTGTGATACCTGACAACACCCAGTCTCTCTCTGGCTGGCTCTTGTCCCCATGAATGCACATCGCTGGCCACCTGTGAAAAGAAAGCAGCAAACGAAGTCAGTTGACAGCTCTGCCACATCACCGAGTTCCTCAAACTAGAAAAACATCTTCCTCAGCTCACCCGTCACGTCTCATCCTACGTGTGAGGTCGTCACATCGCTTCTTTGTCTCGACAAAGATGATAGTCTTGTTCTCTTTCTCTGCCATAATCTCCTCCATCAACTGTATCAACCtggaatttaaaaatatgtcattaAAAATAACATCAAACAGGTGTGCAAATGTAAGCAGTGTCTTACTTGTTGTCCTTCTCACTATCCATGCACACGTCAACTATCTGAAGGATGTTGTGGTTTGCACTGAGCTCAAGTGCGCCAACATTGATCTGCACGTAGTCTTTGAGGAAGTCTTCAGCCAGTTGGCGCACCTCTTTTGGCCAGGTGGCGCTCCACATCAGCGTCTGTCGATCCGGCTAGACAAATACACGTACAGCTCATAAAGCTCAAAATTGGATTTGAAAACTTCAATCATCAGGGCATAGCTATCTTTCCCATTTCTGGACTGAGATTCTTATTGGCGTTACCCTAATCTGGTCCACGATTTTGCGAATCTGGGGTTCAAATCCCATGTCCAGCATGCGGTCAGCTTCATCCAGAACTAAATATGTGCAACGCCGCAGGTTGGTTTTACCCGCCTCAAGAAAGTCAATCAGACGACCTGGAGTGGCGATGCAGATTTCAACGCCTGGGAGGGGGAAAGAGACAGAAAATAAGAAAGGTGTTAGGTGCAGTACATTTAGAATTGTTCTACAAATTCAGGTATGAGCCTCTCTCTGAAGAGAACTTTCAATGAGAATACAGAACAAGCTTTTCTTCTCAATTGACTGTCACCAATTTGAAGCAAGAAGGTGGATTTATTTACATGGAATACCTAAACAGTACAACAATCTTCAACTGTCAATAGTGCATACCTCTTTCCAGATCTCGGATCTGGGGTCCTTTGGGGGCACCCCCATACACACAGGTGGTTTTAATGCGAGATGATTTCCCATAGTCACACGCCACCTGCTGTACCTGCTGTGCCAGTTCTCTTGTGGGGGCCAGAACCAAGCACTTGGAAGTATAAAAACAATGCCATTAAGCAGTGCCTAGCCAATGCACGTATTTGACATAAGACAAACCTACTTGCACAGCACACTATCAAACCAAATTGTCACTAAATGCATGAatagtgaaaaagaaaaaaaataagataattCTGCCTCAATTTAAACCCAAATGTTTACTCAGCTTGAAACATTGACATGTCTAATTAAACACAAAGCTATCATTCTGTTGGAAGAATGGCAACAGGTAAATACACAGGCATTTGCacattctgccatctagtggaaaagcatttaaaatgtcactggcatagacaaatggaaaaaaacaaacaatttattttctttccaaatatGTGAACTTAGATAATTTGCTGTGGCACTCAGGATGATTTGGTAGTGGTTGGGAATCAATGCCATAAAAACCCACTACAAAAGTGTGTTAAAAATACGCAGCACATAATTCTAAGCAATAAATCTATTCTGATTCTCTTTACATACAATGGGTCCATCTCCACGCTCAAGATATGGCTGATGGTTGATGTGCACAATTGCCGGTAGCAGATACTGTGGACGGACAAAAGGAAATTGATTTGATCAAGTACAAAGAACAGCATCAGTGATCACTTATACAAATTTAATCAGCATGGGTTGGGAAATGGGAACATTcacatatataaacataaacagagGAAAATACCAATTTacaaaatgatcgtaaaataaaAGATGCGTGTCTTACCGACAGAGTCTTTCCTGAGCCAGTCTGTGCAATTCCCACCATGTCTCTCCCACTGAGGGCTAGAGGGAATCCTTGAGCCTGAATGGCTGTTGGCTCCTTGAAATTTTGCTGCAGCAAGACATCCATTACATATTCTAAATAGGGAAGAGGGGGAACCATGTATTAACTTGAGAAGACTGCGTATTTTTTGACTCATCCATGACCTGTGACATCTGTAGttggatatttatttttatgacaaTGTATTACTTTTCTTCCTACATTGAAAAGCAGCTTATTTAGTCAGACTTGTGATTTCATTCAAACTCCATGGATGACACAcgctattaataataaaaataaaaataaaaaaataaaataaaaaaataaaaaataaaaaaataaaaaactgtgaaGTCAACCATGGTTGAGATCTTGATTGAATCTTCAACTCTTAATACGTAATAGGGACAGTAGCAACATAGAGGCGCGTGAACCAGGAAGCATTAAAGTTGACGGCAACAGATTTGGAAAAGAAAAGGTCCATCCATGGCCTTATTTAAAGAGAAAAGATTTATGTTCTTGGCTACAAACATTTGTAACAAAGGTGTTGTCTTGTTTTGAGTTGCCAGTCTAAAAACCACAAGCTTCTGGCATTTAAAAATTACCCACCTACtcggataaaaaataaataaaataaattaaaataaaataaattaaaataaaataaaataaaataaaataaaatacaagtaaagtgtatagtttttttaaactttgttgTCATTAGGCTAGCAAAGATATGGGAACATACGTTTATGATAGCATAAAAGCGAAGCAAACTACTAATTACTTAGTGTGAAGTGGATCATTCAATTTTTACCAAAGTTTTAACAATAACCGGCTATCCTACATTAAGTACAAAGTTTGAGTACATTTGCCACC encodes:
- the LOC144004584 gene encoding putative ATP-dependent RNA helicase DDX17 isoform X1, with the protein product MRGSYGDRDRDRGRDRGSPRFGSSRSGSSSIKKFGSPGDRLRKKRWDLDELPKFEKNFYSEHAEVQRMDQYDIEEYRRKKEITIRGSGCPKPVTGFHQAKFPQYVMDVLLQQNFKEPTAIQAQGFPLALSGRDMVGIAQTGSGKTLSYLLPAIVHINHQPYLERGDGPICLVLAPTRELAQQVQQVACDYGKSSRIKTTCVYGGAPKGPQIRDLERGVEICIATPGRLIDFLEAGKTNLRRCTYLVLDEADRMLDMGFEPQIRKIVDQIRPDRQTLMWSATWPKEVRQLAEDFLKDYVQINVGALELSANHNILQIVDVCMDSEKDNKLIQLMEEIMAEKENKTIIFVETKKRCDDLTRRMRRDGWPAMCIHGDKSQPERDWVLSEFRSGKAPILIATDVASRGLDVEDVKFVINYDYPNSSEDYIHRIGRTARSNNKGTAYTFFTPGNLRQARDLVRVLEEARQAINPKLLQLVDTGRGGGGGGRPRFRGSSSSNNPNLMYQDECERRMRSVGGGGGGSSSSSSSAKDGRGSSSSSYSRDARDSRDSRDARDSRGSGSRDGDRLSSSSSSSSYRDRSSRNGGRSYGTSSSSSSYQKGSSNSSSSTSSQYSCPKGGTSAAGGDAGPISSPSSGPQPLMAQQFNPPQPVMGLMGHDAFQFAQPPPPPPPSRK
- the LOC144004584 gene encoding putative ATP-dependent RNA helicase DDX17 isoform X2: MDQYDIEEYRRKKEITIRGSGCPKPVTGFHQAKFPQYVMDVLLQQNFKEPTAIQAQGFPLALSGRDMVGIAQTGSGKTLSYLLPAIVHINHQPYLERGDGPICLVLAPTRELAQQVQQVACDYGKSSRIKTTCVYGGAPKGPQIRDLERGVEICIATPGRLIDFLEAGKTNLRRCTYLVLDEADRMLDMGFEPQIRKIVDQIRPDRQTLMWSATWPKEVRQLAEDFLKDYVQINVGALELSANHNILQIVDVCMDSEKDNKLIQLMEEIMAEKENKTIIFVETKKRCDDLTRRMRRDGWPAMCIHGDKSQPERDWVLSEFRSGKAPILIATDVASRGLDVEDVKFVINYDYPNSSEDYIHRIGRTARSNNKGTAYTFFTPGNLRQARDLVRVLEEARQAINPKLLQLVDTGRGGGGGGRPRFRGSSSSNNPNLMYQDECERRMRSVGGGGGGSSSSSSSAKDGRGSSSSSYSRDARDSRDSRDARDSRGSGSRDGDRLSSSSSSSSYRDRSSRNGGRSYGTSSSSSSYQKGSSNSSSSTSSQYSCPKGGTSAAGGDAGPISSPSSGPQPLMAQQFNPPQPVMGLMGHDAFQFAQPPPPPPPSRK